A portion of the Actomonas aquatica genome contains these proteins:
- a CDS encoding carbohydrate binding domain-containing protein, whose protein sequence is MTPPHLRPRRAAHRAITTILTVLGARLPLFLSLCLALSLSGIPLPTQAQSQPSLTPFTLPWDDDSRTVTDLSGLNTPIGITASHLTANAAGQLTLNGERLRMLGVNITAESAFPTTADANAVAGRLAKFGINAVRFHHLEAPWGAPNVLVDYTGNTSRNLSATHLDRLHHFVAALATAGIYTDMNLLVSRQFYPNDGFPAAVAELEWKEQQCLSFFNDHMLTLQQEYARNLLTAPNPHRANTPLVADPAVAFVEILNEYGFLQAWHDGTLDALPSVFADQLRDHWNAWLATRYADTAALLTGWNAVNEPLGPQLLANADFAAGAASWNFEQHDSAVATTTAASTFTGNTPALRISVTTAGSAAWHVQLNQAGNALSAGQIYTASFWARSNDGFPLNGVIGRAGGDYAALYPIGSATLTADWQEFSATFVATADEPAVRLNFNGFGNRTGSVEIAAVSFTTGGSAGSLPDGVSLEAANIPALLKTGGSATVAQQTDWFRYLIASEQTYWDTMYSFIKDELGYPGIVFGTIVANSPAGNQARLDAVDSHFYWEHPVFPNVAWDQSDWYIDNTSAVNTTTSHVGAFARQRVAGKPFFNTEYQHPAPSHYRAEGPLIPAAYGAFQDWDGFWFFDYGAGAWDRGYVDGFFAMDTDPAKMANVLLAAHLFRRGDVSPANSHVTIGFDADAQLQATLAGRAWAVGDGHHLGLSPRHGFESRVALDVNAPFTGVPAAPTADVLTADTGQLIWDNAIADRGVVTVDTPRTKALWGFAEGRSFDLDGWVFTPGDTRLDWLTAGVTTVSGDSLQSSLGFTALVILTGEQMNTGQQWTDATQTSLGTNWGSAPVLVETVPLTLDIPHPASRVSAWALDPTGNRTTALTVTATSTGARLTFGSAADTLWYELQVAADPTVAAPTIELHPNARLLAPGADTTLSVDVTGTPPLTYQWSHSGVPIPGATAAPLTLTNVSGADAGRYTATITNTQGTATSRAATVVVDATPPAFTGLSNLSTRTGTGAGANALSSGFVLSGSSSKFVLLRAVGPGLAPFGLTTFLPDPTLELYERVGNDSVLRHSNDDWDATTVTAAASSVGAFALTPDSADSALRVDLTAGVYSALTPNPTNDAKLILFELYDLANGATGPRVVNLSSRGFVGTGTDLLIAGFVIPGTVPRRLLIRAIGPTLGSFGVAGTLADPVLEVGQLDANQTFQRLALNDDWFRAANAAELDTTMDQLGAFPLGPAAKDAAAIVELEPGPYSALIRGAADTTGIALVEIYAID, encoded by the coding sequence ATGACCCCACCCCATCTGCGCCCCCGGCGCGCCGCGCACCGTGCCATCACCACGATCCTCACGGTCCTCGGCGCGCGCCTCCCCCTATTCCTCTCCCTGTGCCTCGCTCTATCCCTCTCCGGGATCCCCCTGCCGACCCAGGCACAGTCCCAGCCCTCACTCACCCCCTTCACCCTCCCCTGGGATGACGACAGCCGCACGGTCACCGACCTGTCCGGCCTCAACACCCCCATCGGCATCACCGCCTCGCACCTCACCGCCAACGCCGCCGGCCAACTCACCCTCAACGGCGAACGCCTCCGCATGCTCGGCGTCAACATCACCGCCGAGTCCGCCTTCCCCACCACCGCCGATGCCAACGCCGTCGCCGGCCGCCTCGCCAAGTTCGGCATCAACGCCGTGCGTTTCCACCACCTCGAAGCCCCTTGGGGCGCACCCAACGTCCTCGTCGACTACACTGGCAACACCTCGCGCAACCTCAGCGCCACCCACCTCGACCGCCTCCACCACTTCGTCGCCGCCCTCGCCACCGCCGGCATCTACACCGACATGAACCTGCTCGTGTCGCGCCAGTTTTACCCCAACGACGGTTTCCCCGCCGCCGTGGCCGAACTCGAATGGAAGGAGCAACAGTGTCTCAGCTTCTTCAACGACCACATGCTCACCCTCCAGCAGGAATACGCCCGCAACCTGCTGACCGCCCCCAACCCGCACCGCGCCAACACGCCCCTCGTCGCCGACCCCGCCGTCGCCTTCGTCGAAATCCTCAACGAATACGGCTTCCTCCAAGCCTGGCACGACGGCACCCTCGACGCCCTCCCCTCCGTATTCGCCGACCAACTACGCGACCACTGGAACGCTTGGCTCGCCACCCGCTACGCCGACACCGCTGCCCTCCTCACCGGCTGGAACGCCGTCAACGAACCGCTCGGTCCCCAACTCCTCGCCAATGCCGACTTCGCCGCCGGCGCCGCCAGCTGGAACTTCGAGCAACACGACTCCGCCGTCGCCACCACCACCGCCGCTTCCACCTTCACCGGCAACACCCCCGCCCTGCGCATTTCCGTCACCACCGCCGGCTCCGCCGCCTGGCACGTCCAGCTCAACCAAGCCGGCAACGCCCTCTCCGCCGGCCAGATCTACACCGCTTCCTTCTGGGCCCGCTCGAACGACGGCTTCCCCCTCAACGGCGTCATCGGCCGCGCCGGCGGTGACTACGCCGCCCTCTACCCGATCGGTAGCGCCACCCTCACCGCCGACTGGCAGGAATTCTCCGCCACCTTCGTCGCCACCGCCGACGAACCCGCCGTGCGCCTCAACTTCAACGGCTTCGGCAACCGCACCGGCTCCGTCGAAATCGCCGCCGTCTCCTTCACCACCGGCGGCTCCGCCGGCAGCCTGCCCGACGGCGTATCCCTCGAGGCCGCCAACATCCCGGCCCTGCTCAAAACCGGCGGCTCCGCCACCGTCGCCCAACAAACCGACTGGTTCCGCTACCTCATCGCCAGCGAGCAGACCTACTGGGATACCATGTATTCATTTATCAAGGACGAGCTCGGCTACCCCGGCATCGTCTTCGGGACCATCGTCGCCAACAGCCCCGCCGGCAATCAAGCCCGCCTCGACGCCGTCGACTCCCATTTTTACTGGGAGCACCCCGTCTTTCCCAACGTCGCCTGGGATCAGTCCGATTGGTATATCGACAACACCTCCGCGGTGAACACCACCACCAGTCACGTCGGCGCTTTCGCCCGCCAACGCGTCGCCGGGAAACCCTTCTTCAACACCGAATACCAGCACCCCGCCCCCAGCCACTACCGCGCCGAGGGCCCACTCATTCCCGCCGCCTACGGCGCCTTCCAGGACTGGGACGGTTTCTGGTTCTTCGACTACGGCGCCGGCGCCTGGGATCGCGGCTACGTCGACGGCTTCTTCGCCATGGACACCGACCCGGCCAAGATGGCCAATGTCCTGCTCGCCGCGCACCTCTTCCGCCGCGGCGACGTCAGCCCCGCCAACTCCCACGTCACCATCGGCTTCGACGCCGACGCCCAACTTCAAGCCACCCTCGCCGGTCGCGCCTGGGCCGTCGGTGACGGCCACCACCTCGGCCTCTCCCCGCGCCACGGTTTTGAATCCCGCGTCGCCCTCGATGTGAACGCCCCCTTCACCGGCGTGCCCGCCGCCCCCACCGCCGACGTGCTCACCGCCGATACCGGCCAGCTCATCTGGGACAACGCCATCGCCGACCGCGGCGTCGTCACCGTCGACACTCCGCGCACCAAAGCGCTCTGGGGGTTCGCCGAGGGCCGCAGCTTCGACCTCGATGGCTGGGTCTTCACTCCCGGCGACACTCGTCTCGATTGGCTCACCGCCGGCGTCACCACCGTATCCGGCGATTCCCTACAATCCTCCCTCGGCTTCACCGCCCTCGTCATCCTCACCGGCGAGCAAATGAACACCGGCCAACAATGGACCGATGCCACCCAAACCTCCCTCGGCACCAATTGGGGCAGCGCGCCCGTTCTCGTCGAAACCGTCCCCCTCACCCTCGACATTCCCCACCCCGCCAGCCGCGTCAGTGCCTGGGCGCTCGATCCCACCGGCAACCGCACCACCGCACTCACCGTCACGGCCACCTCCACCGGCGCACGCCTAACCTTCGGCTCCGCCGCCGATACGCTTTGGTATGAACTCCAGGTCGCCGCCGATCCCACCGTCGCCGCGCCCACCATCGAACTCCACCCCAACGCCCGCCTGCTCGCCCCCGGCGCCGACACCACCCTCAGCGTCGACGTCACCGGCACACCGCCGCTCACTTACCAATGGTCCCACAGCGGCGTGCCGATCCCCGGAGCCACCGCCGCCCCCCTCACGCTCACCAACGTCTCGGGCGCCGACGCCGGCCGCTACACCGCCACCATCACCAACACCCAAGGCACCGCCACCAGCCGCGCCGCCACCGTCGTCGTCGACGCCACCCCGCCCGCCTTCACCGGCCTGTCCAACCTCTCCACCCGCACCGGCACCGGCGCCGGCGCCAACGCCCTCTCCTCCGGCTTCGTGCTCTCCGGCTCCAGCTCCAAATTCGTTCTCCTGCGCGCCGTCGGCCCCGGACTCGCCCCATTCGGCCTCACCACCTTCCTGCCCGATCCGACCCTCGAACTCTACGAACGCGTCGGCAACGACAGCGTCCTGCGCCACTCCAACGACGATTGGGACGCCACCACCGTCACCGCCGCCGCGTCCTCCGTCGGGGCCTTTGCCCTCACGCCCGACAGCGCCGACTCAGCCCTGCGCGTCGACCTCACCGCCGGCGTCTACAGCGCCCTCACGCCCAACCCCACCAACGACGCCAAACTCATCCTCTTCGAACTCTACGACCTCGCCAACGGCGCCACCGGCCCGCGCGTCGTCAACCTCTCCAGCCGCGGCTTCGTCGGCACCGGCACCGACCTGCTCATCGCCGGCTTCGTCATCCCGGGCACCGTGCCGCGCCGCCTGCTCATCCGCGCCATCGGCCCCACCCTCGGCAGCTTCGGCGTCGCCGGCACCCTCGCCGATCCCGTGCTCGAAGTCGGCCAACTCGACGCCAACCAAACCTTCCAACGCCTCGCCCTCAACGACGACTGGTTCCGCGCCGCCAACGCCGCCGAACTCGACACCACCATGGACCAACTCGGCGCCTTCCCGCTCGGCCCCGCCGCCAAAGACGCCGCCGCCATCGTCGAACTCGAACCCGGCCCCTACAGCGCCCTCATCCGCGGCGCCGCCGACACCACCGGCATCGCCCTCGTCGAAATCTACGCCATCGACTGA